One genomic region from Mastacembelus armatus chromosome 21, fMasArm1.2, whole genome shotgun sequence encodes:
- the tbc1d4 gene encoding TBC1 domain family member 4 isoform X6, which yields MNKPSASMQHADNSDARELLPLSPHALEASLDPLGLLLPSANDSLSVERPKKTGADYRALWKTAIHQQILLLRMEKENQRLEEASRDELHIRKIKLNYQEMGPCSKDAPAMWERKLTAPGRTTLPQDKEEIYRALCQGVPKSRRGEIWLLLSHQHRLHHRLPQRQHAPDTPYHDLLKQLTAQQHSILVDLGRTFPSHQYFSAQLGAGQLSLYNLLKAYSLLDTEVGYCQGISFVAGVLLLHMSEDQAFDMLKFLMYDLGIRRQYRPDMISLQIQMYQLSRLLHDYHRELYNHFEEHEICPSLYAAPWFLTLFASQFPLGFVSRIFDFIFVQGTEVIFKVALCLLSNHEKEIVECDSFESIVDYLKTTLPTLTQAQMEQTIAKVMDMDISKQLHAYEVEYHVLQDEMLDTGPLSDDSDRLDKLEKTNAQLKKQNMDLLEKLQAARQKIQTLETSVENFLSRESKMKHMIRSLEQERAAYQKTIERMRSCLPSDALTDVEMTQIKTGPNGKAKTTAKKP from the exons ATGAACAAGCCTTCTGCATCCATGCAGCACGCAG ACAACTCTGATGCCAGGGAGCTGTTGCCGCTCTCTCCTCATGCCCTGGAGGCAAGTCTGGACCCTCTGGGACTTCTGCTTCCATCAGCAAATGACTCTTTGTCTGTGGAGAGGCCTAAGAAAACCGGTGCTGATTACCGGGCCCTCTGGAAGACCGCCATCCACCAGCAGATCCTACTGCTGCGCATGGAGAAAGAGAACCAGAGACTAGAGG AAG CGAGCAGAGATGAGCTTCACATCCGGAAGATAAAGCTGAACTACCAGGAAATGGGCCCGTGCTCCAAAGATGCACCGGCAATGTGGGAGAGAAAACTGACAGCTCCAGGGAGAACAACGCTCCCACAAGACAAAGAGGAGATATATCGTGCACTCTGCCAAG GTGTTCCCAAGAGCAGGCGTGGGGAGATCTGGTTGCTCCTTTCACATCAGCACCGGCTGCACCACAGATTGCCCCAGCGTCAGCACGCACCAGACACCCCCTACCATGACCTGCTAAAGCAGCTGACTGCACAGCAGCACTCTATTCTGGTGGATCTAG GCCGGACCTTCCCCTCCCACCAGTATTTCTCAGCCCAGCTGGGAGCAGGGCAGCTTTCCCTTTACAACCTCCTGAAAGCCTACTCACTGCTGGATACAGAG GTTGGTTACTGCCAGGGTATCAGCTTTGTGGCCGGAGTGTTGCTGCTACACATGAGTGAAGACCAGGCCTTTGACATGTTGAAGTTCCTGATGTATGACCTCGGCATCAGGCGGCAGTACAGACCTGACATGATCTCTCTGCAG ATTCAGATGTACCAGCTCTCCAGACTGTTACACGACTACCATCGCGAGTTGTACAATCACTTTGAAGAGCACGAGATCTGCCCGAGCCTCTACGCTGCACCGTGGTTCCTCACACTCTTCGCCTCACAGTTCCCCCTCGGCTTTGTGTCCCGCATCTTTG ATTTTATATTTGTCCAGGGGACAGAGGTGATCTTTAAGGTGGCCCTCTGTCTGCTGAGCAACCATGAGAAGGAGATAGTGGAGTGTGACAGCTTTGAGAGCATTGTGGACTATCTGAAAACTACACTTCCAACCCTTACTCAGGCACAAATGGAGCAGACCATTGCAAAG GTAATGGACATGGACATCTCTAAGCAGCTGCACGCATATGAGGTGGAGTACCACGTCCTGCAGGATGAGATGTTAGATACAGGACCACTGTCTGATGATTCTGACCGGCTCGACAAACTGGAGAAGACAAATGCACAGTTGAAAAAGCAGAACATGGACCTGCTGGAAAAACTTCAG GCCGCACGGCAGAAGATTCAGACGCTAGAGACAAGCGTGGAGAACTTCCTTTCTCGGGAGAGCAAAATGAAGCACATGATTCGCTCTCTGGAGCAGGAGAGGGCAGCTTACCAGAAGACCATCGAACGCATGCGCTCGTGCCTTCCCTCTGACGCCCTGACAGATGTGGAGATGACCCAGATCAAAACAGGACCCAATGGGAAAGCCAAAACCACAGCCAAAAAACCCTGA
- the tbc1d4 gene encoding TBC1 domain family member 4 isoform X7, whose protein sequence is MYQLSRLLHDYHRELYNHFEEHEICPSLYAAPWFLTLFASQFPLGFVSRIFDFIFVQGTEVIFKVALCLLSNHEKEIVECDSFESIVDYLKTTLPTLTQAQMEQTIAKVMDMDISKQLHAYEVEYHVLQDEMLDTGPLSDDSDRLDKLEKTNAQLKKQNMDLLEKLQAARQKIQTLETSVENFLSRESKMKHMIRSLEQERAAYQKTIERMRSCLPSDALTDVEMTQIKTGPNGKAKTTAKKP, encoded by the exons ATGTACCAGCTCTCCAGACTGTTACACGACTACCATCGCGAGTTGTACAATCACTTTGAAGAGCACGAGATCTGCCCGAGCCTCTACGCTGCACCGTGGTTCCTCACACTCTTCGCCTCACAGTTCCCCCTCGGCTTTGTGTCCCGCATCTTTG ATTTTATATTTGTCCAGGGGACAGAGGTGATCTTTAAGGTGGCCCTCTGTCTGCTGAGCAACCATGAGAAGGAGATAGTGGAGTGTGACAGCTTTGAGAGCATTGTGGACTATCTGAAAACTACACTTCCAACCCTTACTCAGGCACAAATGGAGCAGACCATTGCAAAG GTAATGGACATGGACATCTCTAAGCAGCTGCACGCATATGAGGTGGAGTACCACGTCCTGCAGGATGAGATGTTAGATACAGGACCACTGTCTGATGATTCTGACCGGCTCGACAAACTGGAGAAGACAAATGCACAGTTGAAAAAGCAGAACATGGACCTGCTGGAAAAACTTCAG GCCGCACGGCAGAAGATTCAGACGCTAGAGACAAGCGTGGAGAACTTCCTTTCTCGGGAGAGCAAAATGAAGCACATGATTCGCTCTCTGGAGCAGGAGAGGGCAGCTTACCAGAAGACCATCGAACGCATGCGCTCGTGCCTTCCCTCTGACGCCCTGACAGATGTGGAGATGACCCAGATCAAAACAGGACCCAATGGGAAAGCCAAAACCACAGCCAAAAAACCCTGA